From Natronorubrum halophilum, a single genomic window includes:
- a CDS encoding CoA-binding protein, translated as MVVTSLFDPSGIAVVGASATPGKIGYEAMRNAVEFDGPVYPVNPSAEGTVFDREFVSSVTDIEDDVVDLALLCVPATVVPDVVEECGEAGIGGAVIFAGGFAEAGAEGERLQRRLIEAATDGDVHLLGPNTSGFLLPSENLYATFATDVETIPAGNVAIVAQSGGLAYALAFRAENEGLGVSAMVGLGNRANVGFQEAIEHFDADDRTDAILLHVEGTDDARGLLETCRAVETPVVAYNVGEQDVGDFAESHTGALTGRYELYEAGFAQYGVPTIRSSQELLDAGKAFSTCPLPDGPNVGVVTAQAGPGIAITDRLKAAGAEFPALTDETQEAVEEILPGMTYSANPVDTGRPMPEFGDVVAAVARDKNVDIVLVYELYERALGYPTETLEELVDEVDKPIVFATGGPEAVLADELAGLESLEIPTFRTPERGADAAAALVQHALRNADPDATAAVEGVSR; from the coding sequence ATGGTCGTGACGAGCCTATTCGATCCTAGCGGAATCGCCGTCGTAGGGGCCTCAGCAACGCCCGGAAAGATCGGTTACGAAGCGATGCGCAACGCCGTCGAGTTCGACGGACCGGTGTACCCGGTCAACCCGTCGGCGGAGGGGACCGTGTTCGACCGGGAGTTCGTATCTTCCGTGACCGATATCGAGGACGACGTCGTAGACCTCGCACTGCTGTGCGTGCCGGCGACGGTCGTCCCGGACGTCGTCGAGGAGTGCGGCGAGGCGGGGATCGGCGGCGCCGTCATCTTCGCCGGCGGCTTCGCCGAGGCGGGCGCGGAGGGCGAGCGGTTGCAGCGGCGACTGATCGAAGCCGCGACCGACGGCGACGTCCACCTGCTCGGGCCGAACACGAGCGGTTTCCTGCTTCCCTCGGAGAACCTGTACGCGACGTTCGCGACCGACGTCGAGACAATCCCCGCGGGGAACGTTGCAATCGTCGCCCAGAGCGGCGGCCTCGCCTACGCCCTCGCCTTCCGCGCGGAGAACGAGGGGCTCGGCGTCTCCGCGATGGTCGGCCTCGGCAACCGCGCCAACGTCGGCTTCCAGGAGGCGATCGAGCACTTCGACGCGGACGACCGAACGGACGCCATCCTGCTGCACGTCGAGGGGACCGACGACGCGCGCGGCCTCCTCGAGACCTGTCGCGCGGTCGAAACACCGGTTGTCGCCTACAACGTCGGCGAGCAGGACGTCGGCGACTTCGCCGAATCCCACACGGGCGCGCTGACCGGGCGATACGAGCTGTACGAAGCCGGCTTCGCCCAGTACGGCGTCCCGACGATCCGCTCGAGCCAGGAACTGCTCGACGCGGGGAAAGCCTTCTCCACCTGCCCGCTCCCCGACGGCCCGAACGTCGGCGTCGTCACCGCGCAAGCGGGACCGGGGATCGCTATCACCGACCGCCTGAAAGCCGCCGGAGCGGAGTTCCCGGCGCTCACCGACGAGACGCAGGAGGCCGTCGAGGAGATCCTCCCCGGGATGACCTACTCTGCGAACCCCGTCGACACCGGGCGGCCGATGCCCGAGTTCGGCGACGTCGTCGCGGCCGTCGCGCGCGACAAGAACGTGGATATCGTCCTGGTCTACGAACTGTACGAGCGAGCGCTGGGATACCCGACCGAGACCCTCGAGGAGCTCGTGGACGAGGTCGACAAGCCGATCGTCTTCGCAACCGGCGGCCCCGAAGCCGTGCTGGCCGACGAACTCGCCGGGCTCGAGTCGCTCGAGATCCCGACCTTCCGGACGCCCGAGCGGGGTGCCGATGCCGCCGCAGCCCTCGTGCAGCACGCGCTGCGAAACGCCGATCCGGACGCGACCGCCGCGGTCGAGGGGGTGAGTCGATGA